In Paenibacillus guangzhouensis, a single window of DNA contains:
- a CDS encoding response regulator transcription factor, translating into MYKLLVVDDDRTEREGVKFLTKQFNWELEVAEADCGEAALNYIRDHNDIDILLTDIRMRELDGLQLAQQVKAISPHTKIIFMSAYGEFEYAQKAIDLKAIHYILKPVEIGEFMRVVSNVITMCDEDRQEKMKNERIQEVYWKGIRYEKQKFLYDLIHGRGVAAEEDRGSAGTVIHFSGYRYLRMVMVHTESRFFDMIDLDAEAALTGMTGRTADFVNLNEVQSVLLYEGRPEETEAEIIQTGTLLVELFKNKYSVDVMIAISGLIENLGQISSEYNVMDTMLSNKFFMDQGAVLYTGELLAGDRDVSLYTRNVLMDMAAWLREIDVDAARIIQVIEMLQAGRTVSENYVKFICTELLKSILSRPEQQSVSGYMMILERIYHASSLVELSKVMRSIAEDMACSAEKPQEMFRRVIDDVLQLIEREYSSEITVESIARQVYLSPGYISRLFKKHVGKSIIKHITSIRLEKAGELLLTTNKKITDIGKEVGYPNFAYFSALFKNSYGKTPSQYREEHGL; encoded by the coding sequence CGATATTTTGCTGACGGATATCCGAATGAGGGAGCTCGACGGGCTGCAGCTTGCGCAGCAAGTCAAGGCGATATCGCCGCATACGAAAATCATTTTTATGAGCGCCTACGGCGAGTTTGAATATGCCCAGAAAGCCATTGATTTAAAAGCGATTCATTACATCTTAAAGCCCGTAGAAATCGGCGAATTTATGCGCGTGGTATCGAATGTGATTACGATGTGTGATGAAGATCGGCAAGAGAAAATGAAAAATGAGAGAATTCAGGAGGTTTACTGGAAGGGCATCCGCTATGAAAAACAAAAGTTTCTCTACGATCTCATTCACGGCCGAGGCGTTGCCGCAGAAGAAGATCGGGGGAGTGCGGGCACGGTCATCCACTTCAGCGGGTACCGTTATTTAAGAATGGTGATGGTACATACCGAGAGTCGTTTTTTTGACATGATTGATCTGGATGCCGAGGCGGCGCTGACCGGCATGACAGGCAGAACGGCCGATTTTGTGAATCTGAATGAAGTGCAGAGCGTGTTATTGTACGAAGGCAGGCCAGAAGAAACTGAAGCCGAAATTATCCAGACGGGAACGCTGCTGGTTGAATTATTCAAGAACAAGTACAGTGTAGACGTCATGATCGCCATCAGCGGGCTGATCGAGAATCTTGGGCAAATCAGCAGCGAATACAATGTGATGGATACGATGCTGTCCAACAAGTTTTTCATGGACCAGGGGGCGGTGCTGTACACGGGAGAGCTGCTTGCGGGAGACCGGGATGTCTCGTTATATACGCGTAATGTACTGATGGACATGGCGGCATGGCTAAGGGAAATCGATGTGGATGCTGCTAGAATCATTCAAGTGATCGAGATGCTTCAAGCGGGGAGGACAGTCTCGGAAAATTACGTAAAATTTATATGCACCGAATTATTGAAGTCGATCTTAAGTCGTCCGGAACAGCAAAGTGTAAGCGGATACATGATGATTCTAGAACGAATCTATCATGCATCATCGCTGGTGGAGCTATCAAAGGTCATGCGGTCAATCGCCGAAGATATGGCATGCAGTGCAGAAAAACCCCAGGAAATGTTCCGCAGAGTGATCGATGATGTGCTGCAATTGATCGAACGGGAGTACAGCAGTGAAATCACGGTGGAGAGCATCGCAAGGCAAGTGTATCTCAGTCCAGGATATATAAGCCGATTGTTCAAGAAACATGTAGGCAAAAGCATTATTAAACATATCACGTCCATTCGGCTGGAAAAGGCGGGAGAACTGCTCCTTACGACCAACAAGAAAATTACGGATATCGGTAAGGAAGTCGGTTACCCCAATTTCGCTTATTTTTCCGCGTTGTTCAAGAACAGTTATGGGAAAACACCATCCCAGTATAGGGAAGAACATGGCCTATGA
- a CDS encoding ABC transporter permease — protein MSKTTVLAGQPEWNKRSKTEQKKSKRFAYKKYRLLLIMLIPAVLYVTIFNYVPIYGLLIAFEDFHITKGFFGSPWVGLAHFEKAFSDPGFYLVLKNTVLISVYRMIWGFPIPILFALLLSEVKNVRFKKAVQTASYLPHFISWIILGGIFMSILSLEGPVNAILSLFGVDPILFMADTKYFRSILVVTSILASFGWSSIIYFAAITGIDPHLHEAAVVDGAGRIKRMMYITIPLLMPVISIMLVLSMSGILDAGFDQIFNMYNSQVYDVADIIDTYVYRKGLVDMDYGYATAVGLFKSVIGLILMLTANGLAKRMGGGDYTLW, from the coding sequence ATGAGCAAAACGACCGTTTTGGCCGGGCAGCCTGAATGGAATAAGCGATCAAAAACCGAGCAGAAGAAATCCAAACGCTTTGCGTACAAGAAATACCGGTTATTGCTGATCATGTTGATTCCTGCCGTATTGTACGTCACCATCTTCAATTACGTACCCATTTACGGACTGCTGATCGCATTTGAGGATTTTCACATTACGAAAGGCTTCTTCGGCAGTCCTTGGGTCGGGCTCGCCCATTTTGAAAAAGCGTTCAGTGACCCGGGTTTTTATCTCGTGCTTAAGAATACCGTTCTGATCAGCGTGTATCGCATGATCTGGGGATTTCCGATTCCGATCCTCTTCGCGCTGCTGCTCAGCGAAGTGAAGAACGTGAGGTTCAAGAAGGCTGTTCAGACTGCTTCATACTTGCCTCATTTTATTTCATGGATTATTCTGGGCGGTATTTTCATGAGCATCCTGTCGCTTGAAGGACCTGTCAACGCGATCCTTAGCCTTTTCGGCGTCGATCCCATCTTGTTCATGGCAGACACCAAGTACTTCCGCTCGATTCTCGTCGTGACGTCGATCCTGGCTAGCTTTGGCTGGAGCTCGATCATCTATTTCGCAGCCATTACAGGCATCGATCCGCATTTACACGAGGCTGCTGTCGTCGACGGCGCCGGTCGGATCAAGCGCATGATGTACATTACGATTCCGCTGCTCATGCCGGTGATTAGCATTATGCTCGTCTTGTCCATGTCGGGCATTCTGGACGCCGGGTTCGACCAAATCTTCAACATGTACAATTCGCAGGTCTATGATGTGGCCGATATTATCGATACGTATGTGTACAGAAAAGGTTTGGTGGATATGGACTACGGTTATGCGACGGCGGTCGGCTTGTTCAAATCCGTGATTGGCCTCATTCTGATGTTGACAGCGAACGGACTCGCGAAGCGAATGGGAGGCGGTGATTATACCTTATGGTGA
- a CDS encoding carbohydrate ABC transporter permease yields MVRYGSKVADILLYAFMTGVLIITLYPFWTQVVISLDGGDAAHSSFKLFPSTISFDSYKLAFDFDALWVGYKNTIIRTCLGVVISILATAITAYPLSKKDLPLNKWITRFMLIQFIIGGGLIPNYLLIKYLGMYNTIWALVIPGMLSTFNVMIMRNFFRSLPESLEESAMVDGAGFLRIFVRIILPLSMPIIATEALWVGVGHWNAWFDALIYTNDTNKEMLQLVLRRIIIQNNPTQFSDILTKLQEKNPYSGMQLQATVIMLSILPMLVVYPFMQKYFVKGIMVGAVKG; encoded by the coding sequence ATGGTGAGATATGGCAGTAAAGTCGCAGACATCTTGCTGTATGCCTTTATGACGGGTGTCTTGATCATCACGTTATATCCGTTCTGGACGCAAGTGGTGATCTCGCTGGATGGCGGGGATGCCGCTCACAGTTCATTTAAGCTCTTTCCAAGCACAATCTCCTTTGACAGCTATAAGCTTGCGTTTGATTTTGACGCCTTATGGGTCGGCTACAAGAATACGATCATTCGAACTTGCCTCGGTGTTGTGATCAGCATATTGGCAACGGCCATCACGGCGTATCCCTTGTCGAAAAAAGATTTGCCGCTCAATAAATGGATTACACGATTTATGCTCATCCAATTTATTATCGGCGGCGGGTTAATTCCGAACTATCTGCTCATCAAGTATCTCGGCATGTACAATACCATATGGGCGTTAGTCATTCCCGGCATGCTCAGCACGTTTAATGTGATGATTATGCGCAACTTTTTCCGCTCGCTTCCGGAAAGTTTGGAAGAATCGGCGATGGTGGACGGCGCCGGATTTTTAAGAATATTTGTCAGAATCATTCTTCCGCTGTCGATGCCGATCATTGCGACGGAAGCGTTGTGGGTAGGTGTCGGGCATTGGAATGCCTGGTTCGACGCCTTGATTTATACGAACGATACGAATAAAGAGATGCTGCAACTCGTACTTCGAAGAATTATTATCCAGAACAACCCTACGCAATTCAGCGACATATTAACGAAATTGCAAGAGAAAAATCCTTATTCGGGCATGCAGCTGCAGGCGACTGTCATCATGTTATCGATCCTTCCGATGCTCGTTGTCTATCCATTTATGCAGAAATATTTCGTGAAGGGCATCATGGTGGGTGCGGTGAAAGGTTGA
- a CDS encoding sensor histidine kinase — MMKRIDWIVSRLRLKQKLIVSYLIVTIIPMMVLGVYSYSQSSQLLRHQAEQSIERNMGTAVNSIAYKMDLYNNLIQLIVANRTIQNIMSTQNGESGDLSALANQLKEYLDPYFSMMLTSYHGIDKLTIYTESSIPEYGDYLRSAQGVSNQKWYTDAVSKFGIRWYYDESQQAVYAVCKFPETFNPGHHVLYVHMSIDSLFMDSVKLLSDYGVIISDADGASLFTNSRAVSEMPSAAQLRSKDGTVMMNETRMMAITQQIPNTNWRFHCYIPMHQVSGNPAPILYATFIVIGICSVIVLIIISLFANGMLRRIYQLNHWMKRVENGGLELNIHNSSKDEIGELIDRFGNMLYRVKELIQEVRRKELQRLQAQMNPHFLYNTLSSVNWKALQSRSYEISHIVTSLSKYYRTALNKGDNFIAVQSELDNVKSYLDIMHITHDARFDVIYDMDEEVQRFYTINMILQPLVENAIKHGVDRLTEERGRITISACFGEGTLQFAVRDNGPGMDEEQIRKITTFRTAGYGLKNVQERIELFFGTGYGLTVHSDAKEGTTMTITIPQIENGLALV; from the coding sequence ATGATGAAGAGAATCGATTGGATTGTCTCTCGCCTCCGATTGAAGCAGAAGCTGATTGTTTCGTATTTGATCGTTACGATTATTCCGATGATGGTGCTTGGCGTGTACTCGTACAGTCAATCGAGCCAGCTGCTTCGCCATCAAGCAGAGCAGAGCATTGAGCGAAATATGGGCACGGCGGTGAACAGCATCGCGTACAAAATGGATTTATACAACAATTTGATTCAGTTGATTGTCGCCAATCGCACGATCCAGAACATTATGTCGACACAGAACGGAGAGTCGGGCGATTTATCTGCGCTCGCCAATCAATTGAAAGAATATTTAGATCCTTATTTCAGCATGATGCTTACGTCCTATCACGGCATCGACAAGCTGACGATTTATACGGAAAGTTCGATTCCGGAGTATGGGGATTATTTGCGATCGGCCCAAGGGGTATCGAACCAAAAATGGTATACCGATGCGGTGAGCAAATTCGGGATCCGCTGGTATTATGATGAATCGCAGCAAGCGGTTTATGCCGTATGTAAATTTCCGGAAACCTTCAACCCCGGCCACCACGTCCTCTACGTTCACATGAGCATAGATAGTTTATTTATGGATTCCGTGAAGCTGCTAAGCGATTACGGCGTGATCATCTCGGATGCGGACGGTGCATCGCTATTTACAAATTCACGCGCGGTCAGTGAAATGCCTTCCGCTGCTCAGCTCCGCTCGAAGGATGGCACGGTCATGATGAACGAGACACGTATGATGGCGATCACGCAGCAAATTCCGAATACGAACTGGCGTTTTCATTGTTATATTCCCATGCACCAAGTATCTGGGAATCCGGCTCCCATCCTGTATGCCACGTTCATTGTGATCGGCATTTGCAGCGTTATTGTGCTCATCATCATCTCGCTGTTCGCCAACGGCATGCTGCGGCGCATCTATCAGTTGAATCATTGGATGAAGCGCGTAGAAAACGGAGGTCTCGAACTGAACATTCACAACTCGTCCAAGGACGAAATCGGCGAGTTGATCGATCGTTTCGGCAATATGCTTTATCGCGTTAAAGAGTTAATTCAAGAGGTGCGCCGGAAGGAGCTGCAACGGCTGCAAGCGCAGATGAATCCGCATTTCTTGTATAACACGCTCTCGTCCGTCAATTGGAAAGCGCTGCAGTCTAGATCTTATGAAATTAGCCATATCGTGACGTCGTTGTCGAAGTATTATCGTACGGCGCTGAATAAAGGAGATAACTTTATCGCGGTTCAGAGTGAATTGGATAATGTGAAATCGTATTTGGACATTATGCACATCACCCATGATGCTCGATTCGATGTCATCTACGATATGGACGAGGAAGTCCAGCGGTTCTACACGATCAATATGATCTTGCAGCCGCTCGTGGAAAATGCGATCAAACATGGCGTAGACCGGTTAACGGAAGAGCGAGGTCGTATCACCATCTCGGCCTGTTTTGGCGAAGGCACCCTACAGTTTGCCGTCAGGGATAATGGACCGGGAATGGACGAAGAGCAGATTCGCAAAATTACGACGTTTCGCACGGCAGGATATGGTCTGAAAAATGTGCAGGAAAGAATCGAGTTATTCTTCGGCACAGGTTACGGTCTAACGGTTCATAGCGATGCGAAGGAAGGGACAACGATGACGATTACCATCCCTCAAATTGAGAATGGGTTAGCCCTCGTCTAA
- a CDS encoding type 2 periplasmic-binding domain-containing protein produces the protein MNKKKYGLSVLICLMMFVTMLSGCGSDSGPSKGQETAQSDETQKTGDEGSKQGEKMKLNFWTYYPEQTKIDGYFMNFLKKKFDFDAEFYVASSDTQKEKLNLAIASGDTPDWWKSLSFQEYDKLIKQDVVAEIKLEDLEKYAPKYLAFLHKILGDDPFKYLRRDGKIYGLPGIWDLAPHGGVVGFREDWLKKVGITKTPETLDEMEQALNKFRNDDPDGNGKKDTYGITGTAGSIGDLFSFVFGAYGVYPGAFTEDNGKIVRGEILPGAKEALTVLNRWYQQSLIDPEFIVNKGNNVQDKMVQEKAGAVSTYWFGLAQDGVFCCNDIYSALHKKNPNASFAMIPGPKGPNGDYGMQQGNALFGVDIMFGKQLEQDHDKMIKYLQVFEFTSFEVESKIALTYGEEGKTFKKTADGGFEYIKPYDDQKEQWKYGFGGAYSVPGGWNDDYNEELAAFNTKDKSLLPLRSKLMELGTGKYDILGPIDRPIYNDYKERLDKLTMQTFIDMIIGKKPISEFDSYVAEWNNMGGDKVMAEAEQAYDKLKQQ, from the coding sequence ATGAACAAAAAGAAGTACGGGTTATCTGTGCTCATTTGCTTGATGATGTTCGTTACGATGCTTAGCGGATGCGGTTCGGATTCGGGACCATCGAAAGGTCAAGAAACTGCACAGTCCGATGAAACACAAAAGACTGGCGATGAGGGATCGAAACAAGGCGAAAAGATGAAGCTGAATTTTTGGACCTATTATCCCGAACAGACCAAAATCGACGGTTATTTCATGAACTTTCTCAAGAAGAAATTCGATTTTGACGCCGAGTTCTATGTGGCATCTTCCGATACACAGAAAGAAAAGCTGAACCTGGCGATCGCTTCTGGCGACACCCCTGATTGGTGGAAAAGTCTGAGCTTTCAGGAATACGATAAGCTGATCAAACAAGACGTCGTTGCTGAAATCAAGTTGGAGGATCTTGAAAAGTATGCGCCCAAGTACTTGGCATTCCTGCATAAGATTCTGGGAGACGATCCGTTCAAATACTTGCGGAGGGACGGGAAAATTTACGGATTGCCGGGGATATGGGATTTAGCTCCACACGGCGGCGTTGTAGGTTTCCGTGAAGATTGGCTGAAAAAGGTCGGAATTACCAAAACACCGGAGACGCTGGATGAAATGGAGCAAGCGCTCAATAAATTCCGAAATGACGATCCGGACGGAAATGGCAAGAAGGATACGTACGGAATTACGGGAACAGCTGGCAGTATCGGGGATCTGTTTAGCTTCGTCTTCGGAGCATATGGCGTCTACCCGGGGGCATTTACGGAAGATAACGGTAAGATCGTACGCGGCGAAATTCTGCCTGGAGCCAAAGAAGCTTTAACGGTATTGAACCGTTGGTATCAACAGAGCTTGATCGATCCGGAATTTATCGTGAACAAAGGGAATAACGTCCAAGACAAAATGGTTCAGGAAAAAGCTGGAGCCGTCTCGACGTATTGGTTCGGGCTTGCTCAGGACGGCGTATTCTGCTGCAATGATATCTATTCGGCGCTGCACAAGAAGAATCCGAACGCAAGCTTTGCTATGATTCCAGGACCGAAAGGGCCGAATGGGGATTACGGGATGCAGCAGGGAAATGCGTTGTTCGGAGTCGATATCATGTTCGGTAAACAATTGGAGCAAGACCATGACAAAATGATCAAATACCTTCAGGTGTTCGAATTCACTTCCTTTGAGGTGGAATCCAAAATCGCGCTGACCTATGGCGAAGAAGGAAAGACGTTCAAGAAAACAGCGGATGGCGGATTCGAATACATCAAGCCGTACGATGATCAAAAAGAACAGTGGAAATACGGTTTCGGCGGTGCTTATTCTGTCCCTGGCGGATGGAATGATGATTATAACGAGGAGTTGGCTGCTTTTAATACGAAGGATAAATCCTTGCTTCCCCTTCGCAGCAAGCTGATGGAGCTCGGTACAGGGAAATATGACATTCTCGGGCCGATCGATCGACCGATCTATAATGATTACAAGGAACGATTGGATAAATTGACGATGCAGACGTTCATCGACATGATCATCGGCAAAAAACCGATTAGTGAATTCGACAGCTACGTGGCCGAGTGGAACAACATGGGCGGCGACAAGGTCATGGCTGAAGCGGAGCAAGCTTATGACAAGTTGAAGCAGCAATAG